A single region of the Chthoniobacterales bacterium genome encodes:
- a CDS encoding PHP domain-containing protein — protein MAVPDFAHLHVHTEYSMLDGAVRIADLMRKVSESGMKAVGMT, from the coding sequence ATGGCCGTCCCCGACTTCGCGCACCTGCATGTGCACACCGAGTATTCCATGCTCGACGGGGCGGTGCGCATTGCCGACTTGATGCGCAAGGTTTCGGAGTCCGGGATGAAAGCCGTGGGAATGAC